From a region of the Methanobrevibacter thaueri genome:
- a CDS encoding TIGR01177 family methyltransferase codes for MELLCIQSQEHPELPLAELKAVMECEDIDAEIEKVTEGLVILKDIPDDKLDEYYEILTRRLGYTHEVHQILARTDVDNLDEDVSKIDWAEWIDENFAVRVKRFNSQIDTVGTERHIGTLILDNTERIRVNLSKPKSLVRVVAHQNDLYVAIEKIKLNKKHFEDSKPHKRPFFYPGSMNPKLARCMVNLSRVKAGELLLDPFCGTGGILIEAGLIGCKVVGSDVYWKMKNGTAINLDYYGITDYRTFHLDVRELKMYEKVSSVVTDPPYGISTSTGDVDGEGIFEEFFHAIYDNMRDDAYLCMASPHYIDLKPMVDEVGFKIVEQYGIKMHKSLTRIISVIRKNLD; via the coding sequence ATGGAACTATTATGTATACAATCACAGGAACATCCTGAATTGCCTTTAGCTGAACTCAAAGCGGTAATGGAATGTGAAGATATCGATGCCGAAATAGAAAAGGTCACTGAAGGTTTGGTTATTTTAAAAGATATTCCTGATGATAAATTGGATGAATACTATGAGATTTTAACCAGAAGGCTGGGATACACTCATGAGGTGCATCAAATCCTTGCGAGGACAGACGTCGATAATCTGGATGAGGATGTTTCAAAAATAGACTGGGCGGAATGGATAGATGAAAACTTTGCCGTCAGGGTCAAGAGATTCAACTCACAGATTGACACAGTTGGAACAGAAAGGCATATAGGAACATTGATTCTGGATAACACCGAAAGAATAAGGGTCAACTTAAGCAAGCCAAAGTCATTGGTCAGAGTGGTTGCCCACCAGAATGATTTGTATGTGGCTATTGAAAAGATAAAACTAAACAAGAAACATTTTGAGGACAGCAAACCTCATAAAAGACCATTTTTCTATCCTGGATCCATGAATCCGAAACTGGCAAGATGCATGGTTAACCTGTCCAGGGTAAAAGCTGGCGAACTCTTGCTTGATCCGTTTTGCGGCACCGGAGGAATATTGATTGAGGCCGGACTGATAGGATGCAAGGTGGTGGGTTCTGATGTTTATTGGAAAATGAAAAACGGAACTGCAATCAACTTGGATTATTATGGAATTACAGATTACAGAACATTCCATTTGGATGTCCGTGAGCTTAAGATGTATGAAAAGGTGTCCAGTGTGGTTACCGATCCGCCTTATGGAATTTCAACATCAACTGGAGATGTTGATGGTGAGGGAATATTTGAGGAATTCTTCCATGCAATATATGATAATATGAGGGATGATGCATACCTCTGTATGGCTTCTCCACATTACATTGATTTAAAACCGATGGTTGACGAGGTCGGATTTAAGATTGTGGAACAATATGGCATTAAAATGCATAAAAGTTTAACCAGAATTATTTCCGTTATCCGAAAAAACTTGGATTAA
- a CDS encoding PH domain-containing protein produces MLFGNNDDNLRDRVIYKTKPNMLLGCKKAIYGVILLVIILFISPMVIKFIGEMQVYLISHIKLSLTRYAAIAFFVIILVDVVYIIWQLIGWYSLEYTLTDSRVIIKSGVLSTKKNYMPYATIQDVNTSQSIVARMLNVGSVSLYSAYDNNQMELKNISKPSEVEEMIFSRMVGQRSFQAPPQRVSPQQPNAFERDFQDDYLGRNDYYDEYEPITPITHESNSYPRRDYEYYPEDFDNIAPQRRHSYEYEPYNDRYEGPSNNHSQDTYYNQVMDEYSYSNDDYYQDNGYESHYNKGADEVDEIDVNTDSSQQAIRRHFDKFKR; encoded by the coding sequence ATGTTATTCGGTAATAATGATGATAATCTCAGAGACAGGGTCATTTATAAAACAAAACCCAATATGCTTTTAGGCTGTAAAAAAGCTATTTATGGAGTTATTTTATTAGTGATTATACTCTTCATTTCTCCAATGGTAATCAAGTTTATAGGGGAAATGCAGGTTTACCTAATCTCCCATATCAAGCTTTCATTGACCAGATACGCAGCCATTGCATTTTTTGTCATCATTCTTGTTGATGTAGTTTATATAATCTGGCAGCTTATCGGATGGTATTCCCTTGAATACACCTTGACCGACAGCAGGGTCATAATCAAGTCAGGAGTATTGTCCACCAAGAAGAACTATATGCCATACGCAACAATACAGGATGTCAACACTTCCCAAAGCATCGTTGCCAGAATGTTAAATGTCGGATCAGTCAGCCTGTACAGCGCCTATGATAACAATCAGATGGAACTCAAGAACATTTCCAAACCATCTGAGGTTGAGGAAATGATCTTTTCAAGAATGGTCGGGCAAAGGAGTTTCCAGGCTCCGCCACAAAGGGTTTCCCCTCAACAGCCAAACGCTTTTGAGAGAGATTTCCAGGATGATTATTTGGGAAGGAACGACTATTACGATGAGTATGAGCCAATCACACCAATAACCCATGAAAGCAATTCATATCCGAGAAGGGATTATGAGTATTATCCGGAAGATTTTGATAATATCGCCCCGCAGCGCCGTCACAGCTATGAATACGAACCGTACAATGACAGGTATGAGGGACCTTCAAACAATCATTCTCAAGACACCTATTATAATCAAGTAATGGACGAGTATTCATATAGCAATGACGATTACTATCAGGATAATGGATATGAAAGCCATTATAATAAAGGCGCCGATGAAGTTGATGAAATTGATGTGAATACAGACAGTTCACAGCAGGCCATTAGAAGACATTTTGACAAATTCAAAAGATAA
- a CDS encoding proteasome-activating nucleotidase: MQEEIDSLREEKSKAKSNLMWKVRKLEKDKVLIENEKIRLEREAKSLRSEVDRFRSPPLVIATITEVLDDHRMTVKSSTGPSFLVNYSKFLDEKLLVPGSRVALNQQTFGIVEVLPSEKDANVSGMEIETKPDITYDKIGGLEEQIREVKETVELPLTEPELFEKVGIEPPKGILLYGPPGTGKTLLAKAVANETNATFIKIVASEFVKKYIGEGARLVREVFELAKEKAPAIIFIDELDAVAAKRLKSSTSGDREVQRTLMQLLAELDGFESRGDIGIIGATNRPDILDPALLRPGRFDRFIEVPLPNIDGRREILKIHTKNMSLDDEADVDLLAELTDDLSGADLKAVCTEAGMFAIREKRDKITVTDFMDAIDKVMSKSKEDELFKTEAGVMFG; the protein is encoded by the coding sequence ATGCAGGAAGAGATTGATTCTTTAAGAGAAGAAAAATCCAAAGCTAAAAGTAACTTAATGTGGAAAGTTAGGAAATTAGAAAAGGATAAGGTTCTAATTGAAAACGAGAAAATCAGATTAGAAAGAGAAGCTAAATCATTACGTTCAGAAGTAGACAGATTTAGGTCTCCACCTTTAGTAATCGCTACCATCACAGAAGTATTGGATGATCACAGAATGACTGTAAAAAGTAGCACCGGACCTAGTTTTCTAGTTAACTACTCAAAATTCTTAGATGAAAAATTATTGGTACCTGGTTCAAGGGTGGCCCTAAACCAACAGACATTCGGAATTGTTGAGGTATTGCCATCAGAAAAAGACGCAAACGTTTCAGGAATGGAAATTGAAACAAAACCAGATATCACTTACGATAAGATAGGAGGTTTGGAAGAGCAAATCAGGGAAGTCAAGGAAACCGTAGAGCTTCCATTGACCGAACCGGAATTGTTCGAGAAAGTGGGTATTGAACCGCCTAAGGGAATCCTGTTATACGGACCTCCTGGAACCGGTAAGACCCTGCTTGCAAAGGCTGTGGCAAATGAGACCAACGCAACATTCATCAAGATTGTAGCTTCCGAATTTGTCAAAAAATACATTGGTGAAGGAGCAAGACTCGTCCGTGAGGTCTTCGAGCTTGCCAAAGAGAAGGCACCTGCAATAATATTCATTGACGAATTGGATGCAGTTGCAGCCAAAAGGCTCAAAAGTTCCACCAGTGGGGACAGGGAAGTTCAAAGAACATTGATGCAGCTGTTAGCGGAACTTGACGGATTCGAGTCAAGAGGTGACATCGGTATCATCGGTGCAACCAACAGGCCGGATATTCTCGACCCTGCGCTTTTACGTCCTGGCCGTTTTGACAGGTTCATAGAAGTTCCACTTCCAAACATTGACGGAAGACGCGAAATACTCAAGATCCACACCAAAAACATGTCATTGGATGATGAGGCAGACGTCGACTTGCTTGCCGAGTTGACCGATGATCTGTCAGGTGCAGACCTTAAGGCGGTTTGTACTGAAGCAGGCATGTTTGCAATTCGTGAAAAACGTGATAAAATTACTGTAACCGACTTTATGGATGCTATCGATAAGGTCATGAGCAAATCCAAGGAAGACGAATTGTTCAAGACAGAAGCAGGTGTAATGTTCGGATAA
- a CDS encoding multiprotein bridging factor aMBF1: MECEICGKPVPENNPIRAKIEGSVMVVCKECSKLGTVQKAPPKPKYVKQNKGKKPANTRKRNYSRNDEPSEELIEDFSFEVRKAREAKDWSREDLGRKINERVSVITRIETGKMTPDTKLTKKLEKALNIKLLEKVDNVDLNQFINSSSGERTLGNIMKIKRK, from the coding sequence ATGGAATGTGAAATTTGTGGCAAACCAGTACCTGAAAACAACCCTATAAGAGCAAAGATTGAAGGATCAGTAATGGTTGTTTGTAAAGAGTGCTCAAAACTGGGAACAGTACAAAAAGCGCCTCCAAAACCTAAATATGTAAAACAGAACAAAGGCAAAAAGCCTGCAAACACCAGAAAAAGAAACTACTCCAGAAACGACGAGCCAAGCGAAGAGCTCATAGAAGATTTCAGCTTTGAAGTGAGAAAAGCCAGGGAAGCCAAGGACTGGTCCCGTGAAGACCTGGGCAGAAAAATCAACGAAAGGGTTTCAGTAATCACAAGGATAGAAACCGGAAAAATGACCCCAGACACAAAACTTACAAAAAAACTCGAAAAGGCATTGAACATTAAGCTTCTGGAAAAAGTCGACAACGTTGACCTGAATCAGTTCATTAACAGTTCATCTGGAGAAAGAACACTGGGCAACATAATGAAAATCAAAAGGAAATAG
- a CDS encoding DUF356 domain-containing protein: MALILIRGENNSKLLSAISDLERHGNLNLISSPKSVDPNFADNLVEGILNSELKTKSNVATAFFVREDTTLSIMQVKKIHPPAHVVVVSDEYGAYSKLEYVLNKADDFGEYHPAKAINDGMIDYKIDKKERHIKNDKLNSYLK, from the coding sequence ATGGCTTTAATTTTAATTAGAGGAGAGAATAACTCAAAGTTGCTCAGTGCAATTTCCGATTTGGAACGCCATGGAAACTTGAATTTAATATCCTCACCAAAATCAGTTGACCCTAATTTCGCCGACAATTTGGTTGAAGGCATTTTAAATTCCGAGCTTAAAACAAAATCCAATGTTGCAACAGCCTTTTTTGTAAGGGAGGACACAACATTAAGCATCATGCAAGTTAAAAAGATTCATCCTCCGGCTCACGTGGTTGTTGTCAGCGATGAGTATGGTGCCTATTCCAAACTTGAGTATGTTCTCAACAAGGCTGATGATTTCGGTGAATATCATCCTGCTAAAGCGATTAATGATGGTATGATCGATTATAAAATAGATAAAAAGGAAAGGCACATTAAAAATGATAAGTTAAATAGCTATTTGAAATAG
- a CDS encoding Mur ligase family protein: MNDLAEAVEGKLVGNDEFFSIDGFTGKFTFLNNAHTGDIVIRHWINGAGVEMAFNKNIACLITQTPKEDAVEVAEKLNFPLIITDKIELANAYALSHTIEKYSPDSTNVVITGTNGKSTTSHLIYHILNNAGHHVLTNTDSESEFNTLIDPMVSKLISDEVTENGALDYLVIEVSEVQGWLDKLMKNHAALMSEAANPKVGVITNIAMDHIGLVNSIEDVFDEIKAVPEAIGDGVTILNHDDELVMKLDAKNPFYTSMSPLDEENAVCFDGENIIYNNDSILTIDELPFKGNHFIQNILSAIGACISLGIDLEVIVEGVKSYKALNRRFAKLSEDPLIYDDFAHNPDGIKATISETLKLLPENQKLHVACAIRGSRGVEINQLNVDALVESMTDDMVLYLSSSNDVVNDLNFVEDDEREVFFNTLNRNNIDYTHFDNLSDCLNEVCSKADINDIILLIGAQGMDPAESLLKDIK; encoded by the coding sequence ATAAACGATTTGGCGGAAGCTGTGGAAGGAAAGCTTGTTGGTAATGATGAATTCTTCTCCATTGACGGATTTACCGGCAAATTCACATTTTTAAACAATGCGCATACTGGAGACATTGTCATAAGGCATTGGATTAACGGTGCTGGGGTTGAAATGGCATTCAATAAGAACATCGCATGTCTTATTACACAAACCCCTAAGGAGGATGCCGTGGAAGTTGCAGAAAAACTCAACTTCCCATTGATAATCACAGACAAGATTGAGCTTGCAAACGCATATGCGCTTTCCCACACAATTGAAAAGTATTCTCCGGATTCAACAAACGTTGTAATAACAGGAACCAACGGAAAGTCAACAACTTCACATTTAATATATCATATCCTAAACAATGCGGGACATCACGTCCTCACAAACACTGACAGCGAGTCAGAATTCAACACCCTAATTGACCCTATGGTGTCCAAACTAATCTCAGATGAGGTCACAGAAAACGGGGCGCTTGACTACCTGGTCATTGAGGTTTCAGAAGTTCAGGGCTGGCTGGACAAGCTAATGAAAAACCATGCTGCATTGATGAGTGAGGCTGCCAATCCGAAAGTTGGAGTCATAACAAACATTGCAATGGACCATATAGGTCTTGTCAATTCAATTGAAGATGTATTTGATGAGATAAAGGCCGTTCCTGAAGCCATTGGCGATGGGGTGACCATATTGAATCATGATGATGAGCTGGTGATGAAGCTCGATGCCAAAAACCCGTTCTACACTTCAATGTCCCCATTGGATGAGGAAAATGCAGTCTGTTTTGATGGCGAAAACATAATTTATAACAATGATTCAATCTTAACAATCGATGAGCTGCCGTTCAAGGGCAATCATTTCATACAGAATATATTGTCAGCTATTGGAGCATGCATTTCACTGGGCATTGATTTGGAGGTCATTGTCGAAGGGGTCAAATCATATAAGGCCCTAAACAGACGTTTTGCAAAATTAAGTGAAGATCCATTGATTTATGATGATTTTGCACACAATCCTGATGGAATAAAAGCGACAATTTCAGAAACTCTAAAACTGCTTCCTGAAAATCAGAAGTTGCATGTTGCATGTGCAATCAGGGGTTCAAGAGGAGTAGAAATCAACCAACTGAATGTAGATGCCCTGGTTGAGTCAATGACCGACGATATGGTTCTGTACCTGTCCTCAAGCAATGATGTCGTCAATGATTTGAACTTTGTCGAGGACGATGAGAGGGAAGTGTTCTTCAATACATTAAACAGGAATAACATTGACTACACCCATTTTGACAATTTAAGCGATTGCCTTAATGAGGTTTGCAGCAAAGCCGATATAAATGACATCATTCTATTGATTGGTGCTCAGGGAATGGACCCTGCTGAGTCACTTTTGAAAGACATAAAATAA
- a CDS encoding glycosyltransferase family 4 protein — protein MRGNMNNTDMLILFLITLFAAIFFTWYVKRILLKARIADNPIVSEHRHKSGTPTMGGIAFLFTISLVIALYYQNTPILIVSFIMLAGGIVGLVDDLIGLKVKEIQKIVVNTSNETITLGRLDVEPNEEVRVATPKAKAEVDGLLKEGKVEVIGEVPIKTEPEELEKIICQIVLGIFLGLTGAVTTLGGFTLGWMAIPVVVIAILGCINSVNLIDGMDGLAAGIVGIASIFCCVYGYLFGPATIIPPFSILAALCLGFLVFNKYPASIFMGDTGSFVLGTGYAAAVLVCDIPYFGVLALGVPIISVVVSLLHRAHIIKLPVEPLHHTLNHYGMSETKIVLSYWGATLLLCIIGILAKMYVF, from the coding sequence TTGCGTGGTAATATGAATAATACAGATATGTTAATCCTTTTTTTAATAACATTATTTGCCGCAATATTCTTTACATGGTATGTTAAAAGAATATTGTTAAAAGCAAGGATTGCTGATAATCCTATAGTTAGTGAACATAGACATAAAAGCGGTACTCCAACAATGGGAGGTATTGCATTCTTATTTACAATTTCATTAGTTATAGCACTGTACTATCAAAACACCCCAATTCTCATAGTCTCCTTCATAATGCTTGCAGGAGGTATTGTGGGATTGGTCGATGATCTTATAGGTCTTAAGGTTAAAGAAATCCAGAAGATTGTTGTCAACACTTCAAATGAAACAATCACATTGGGAAGATTGGACGTTGAACCGAATGAAGAGGTTCGCGTTGCAACTCCAAAGGCAAAGGCGGAAGTCGATGGCCTGCTTAAGGAAGGTAAGGTTGAAGTAATTGGAGAGGTTCCAATCAAAACAGAACCTGAAGAGCTTGAAAAGATTATCTGTCAAATCGTTTTAGGAATATTTTTAGGATTAACAGGCGCAGTTACAACATTAGGAGGATTTACATTAGGATGGATGGCTATCCCAGTTGTGGTCATAGCGATTCTAGGTTGTATCAATTCAGTAAATCTTATAGATGGGATGGATGGTTTAGCGGCAGGAATTGTTGGAATCGCATCAATTTTCTGTTGTGTATATGGTTATTTATTCGGACCAGCAACAATTATTCCTCCATTTTCAATTTTAGCGGCTTTGTGCTTAGGATTTTTAGTATTTAATAAGTATCCGGCATCAATATTTATGGGAGATACTGGATCATTCGTATTGGGTACAGGATATGCCGCAGCGGTATTGGTATGTGACATTCCATACTTTGGAGTTCTTGCATTGGGAGTGCCGATAATTTCAGTCGTCGTTAGCCTGCTGCACAGGGCACACATTATCAAGTTGCCGGTTGAACCGTTACATCACACATTAAATCATTATGGTATGTCTGAAACTAAAATTGTACTTAGTTACTGGGGGGCTACTTTATTATTATGTATAATCGGAATACTTGCTAAGATGTACGTATTCTAA
- a CDS encoding ATP-grasp domain-containing protein, which translates to MKLLFIGSRLYDDIDWFVKSKDVESVLTESNEDAINLDLPDQVFIVPRGMDGPKQVALMQNVDAIVPLIGIDPPLIDVAHMKEEMEEEYGIPVIAAGVRAVELTSNKIRTKEFYKEIGVVTPDYQILNSPDELSLDFPVVLKQGEGQGGKDIKIARSIEDVQDYFNDFDQALCEEFIEGSEISIEVLGFDGEYVALPPIYKGETTLEGTHPLNKTKTGPCMVEGLDNNLVQHTAYKVAKNLDSDGIFEMDFMYSAKKDQLYAIEVNTRPNGTRYLTTATCGINSLCELVNMAIGDFSLSNISDRLEYHYSTEIPIGNYEGPSPNEPVKSFDYNDFVVHGPEGYQRITARADSRDELDNLLDKLL; encoded by the coding sequence ATGAAATTATTATTTATTGGTTCAAGATTATACGATGATATCGACTGGTTTGTCAAAAGCAAAGATGTAGAAAGTGTGCTAACAGAATCCAATGAGGATGCAATTAATCTGGACTTGCCAGACCAGGTTTTCATTGTTCCTAGAGGAATGGATGGTCCAAAACAAGTTGCATTGATGCAGAATGTCGATGCTATCGTGCCTTTGATAGGCATTGACCCGCCATTAATCGATGTCGCACACATGAAGGAAGAAATGGAAGAGGAATATGGAATCCCGGTCATTGCAGCAGGTGTTCGTGCAGTCGAATTGACTTCCAACAAGATCAGAACAAAAGAGTTTTACAAAGAAATAGGTGTTGTCACTCCAGATTACCAGATTTTAAACAGTCCAGATGAGTTGTCACTCGATTTCCCGGTTGTCCTAAAACAGGGAGAAGGACAGGGCGGAAAGGATATCAAGATAGCAAGATCCATCGAGGATGTTCAGGATTACTTCAACGATTTTGACCAGGCGTTATGTGAGGAGTTCATTGAAGGTTCTGAAATCTCAATAGAGGTATTGGGATTCGATGGCGAATACGTTGCCCTGCCTCCAATCTATAAGGGCGAAACAACCCTGGAAGGAACCCATCCATTAAATAAAACAAAAACAGGACCTTGCATGGTTGAAGGCCTTGATAATAATCTTGTACAGCACACCGCTTATAAGGTTGCTAAGAATTTGGATTCAGACGGTATTTTTGAAATGGATTTCATGTATTCAGCCAAAAAGGACCAGCTATATGCCATTGAAGTCAACACCAGACCAAATGGAACAAGGTATCTGACCACAGCAACTTGCGGCATCAATTCACTATGCGAATTGGTCAATATGGCAATTGGCGATTTTTCACTTTCCAACATTTCAGACAGGTTGGAATACCACTATTCAACTGAGATTCCAATCGGCAATTATGAGGGGCCAAGCCCTAATGAACCGGTCAAATCATTTGATTATAATGACTTTGTGGTTCATGGTCCGGAAGGTTATCAAAGAATCACTGCAAGGGCGGATTCAAGGGATGAATTGGATAATCTGCTTGATAAATTACTGTAA
- the hycI gene encoding hydrogenase maturation peptidase HycI: MSFETQLKDFLTDFEKLIILGVGNELKSDDGIGPFIISRLKKENVENDNLLLIDAQTVPENFTGKIRKENPTHIIIVDACLMNSNPGDMQIVDKDDFASIGISTHSMSLSFFVKYLEQGTDFKIIFVGIEPKTMDWGNAPTPNVQKAADEFIKTLKGIVL; the protein is encoded by the coding sequence GTGTCTTTTGAAACTCAATTAAAAGATTTTTTAACCGATTTTGAAAAATTAATTATACTTGGGGTCGGCAATGAGCTCAAAAGCGATGACGGGATTGGACCGTTTATTATAAGCAGATTAAAAAAGGAAAACGTTGAAAATGACAATCTGCTGTTGATAGATGCCCAAACTGTGCCTGAAAACTTCACTGGAAAAATCAGAAAGGAAAATCCAACTCACATCATAATAGTTGATGCATGCTTGATGAATTCCAATCCTGGTGACATGCAAATAGTCGATAAGGACGATTTTGCAAGCATAGGAATTTCAACACATTCAATGTCCCTGTCATTCTTTGTGAAATATTTGGAACAGGGCACTGATTTCAAAATAATATTTGTTGGAATAGAGCCGAAAACCATGGATTGGGGAAATGCGCCAACTCCTAACGTTCAAAAGGCGGCTGATGAATTTATAAAAACTTTAAAAGGGATAGTATTATGA
- a CDS encoding methyltransferase domain-containing protein gives MKFKTTPYQSDLLKDTGRLSVFYQAIQEYDSDRDLAYDLGCGSGILSYFLADKFKEIISIEMDKKTYGCAKENLSDFENIQVINSDVRDYDFEKKADLIVCEMLDTALIDEEEIPVLNHAKEFLKENGRIIPQGIINAVELACLERDYVHWDEEVNYEILSDETIFSELDFLDDIEPEFKATLKLKATKDGLLNGLKITTYTKLNDNIIAGPMPMLNPPLLIPLEERQVKVNDFIQVELKYIMGNGIESIETRYL, from the coding sequence ATGAAATTCAAGACCACTCCCTATCAATCAGATTTGCTAAAGGATACCGGTAGGTTATCTGTTTTTTACCAGGCCATTCAGGAATACGATTCCGATAGAGATTTGGCATATGATCTGGGTTGTGGCAGTGGAATCTTGTCCTATTTTCTCGCAGATAAGTTTAAGGAAATCATCTCTATAGAAATGGATAAAAAGACTTACGGCTGTGCAAAGGAAAACCTATCTGACTTTGAAAACATTCAGGTAATAAACAGTGATGTCCGGGATTATGATTTCGAGAAAAAGGCTGATTTGATTGTTTGTGAAATGCTTGACACAGCATTGATTGATGAGGAGGAAATCCCCGTTTTAAATCATGCAAAGGAATTTCTAAAGGAAAACGGCAGGATAATACCCCAGGGAATAATCAACGCAGTGGAGCTTGCATGTCTTGAAAGGGATTATGTTCATTGGGATGAGGAAGTAAACTATGAAATACTTTCAGATGAGACAATCTTTTCTGAATTGGACTTTCTAGATGATATCGAGCCTGAATTTAAAGCGACATTGAAACTGAAGGCAACAAAGGACGGCTTGTTAAACGGATTGAAAATCACCACCTACACAAAACTCAACGACAATATAATCGCCGGACCCATGCCAATGCTAAACCCTCCCTTACTAATCCCATTGGAAGAACGGCAAGTAAAGGTAAATGACTTTATACAGGTAGAACTAAAATATATAATGGGAAATGGAATTGAAAGTATTGAAACAAGATACTTGTAG
- the nikR gene encoding nickel-responsive transcriptional regulator NikR translates to MMRISMSLPKKLLSDFDEVLKERGYQSRSKGIRDALQDYIVRYQWMNSMEGQRIGIITIIYDHHYTGVMENLAEIQHSFRNEINTSMHIHMTDKYCMEIVVVNGDIAEIRDLTERIMRLKGVEHVKLTSTANGEDFKEPGYEHGHDHHHH, encoded by the coding sequence ATGATGAGAATAAGTATGTCATTACCTAAAAAATTATTGTCTGATTTTGATGAAGTATTGAAGGAAAGGGGATATCAGTCCCGTTCAAAAGGAATTCGTGATGCACTTCAAGATTACATTGTTAGATACCAATGGATGAACTCCATGGAAGGACAAAGAATTGGTATCATAACCATTATCTATGACCACCATTACACAGGAGTAATGGAAAACCTAGCAGAGATTCAACACAGTTTCAGAAATGAAATCAATACAAGCATGCACATTCACATGACAGACAAATACTGTATGGAAATTGTCGTTGTAAATGGGGACATTGCTGAAATCCGTGATTTGACTGAAAGAATCATGAGACTCAAAGGTGTTGAACACGTAAAACTAACAAGTACTGCTAATGGGGAAGATTTTAAGGAACCTGGCTATGAACATGGCCATGATCACCACCATCATTAA
- a CDS encoding DUF2115 domain-containing protein produces the protein MKSEDILIELEELSSNEEITKDEIMEILKRYARIISVQDLMMATAYMRKDGEYVQKNYREKFLKIYIKYFIMRMNEVKEFDDYEDVPIDKDLFNTSFPLLERTFEKESRPNDKSNKFPLIYVITSLYTTFILEEPIHPVGSEFPGSLFVEERNGEFYCPVKGNQKDNPNAICHLCLAEQTPDI, from the coding sequence ATGAAATCTGAAGACATCTTAATCGAACTGGAGGAATTGTCCTCAAATGAGGAAATAACAAAAGACGAGATAATGGAAATACTTAAAAGATATGCTCGCATTATTTCAGTTCAGGATCTAATGATGGCTACAGCGTATATGAGAAAGGATGGGGAATACGTTCAAAAGAATTACCGTGAAAAATTCCTGAAGATTTACATTAAATACTTTATAATGCGCATGAATGAAGTCAAGGAATTTGATGACTATGAGGATGTTCCAATTGACAAGGACCTATTTAACACCTCTTTTCCACTGCTTGAAAGGACCTTTGAAAAGGAAAGTAGACCAAACGACAAGTCCAATAAATTCCCATTGATCTATGTCATTACATCATTATACACCACTTTTATTTTAGAGGAACCAATCCATCCTGTGGGAAGCGAATTTCCAGGAAGCTTATTTGTTGAAGAGAGAAACGGCGAATTTTACTGCCCGGTTAAGGGAAATCAAAAGGATAATCCTAATGCAATCTGTCACCTATGCCTGGCCGAGCAGACACCAGACATCTAG
- a CDS encoding LOG family protein, with protein MNICLYGSGSRKIDEAYTDEAYRLGCRMAEENHTLVFGGGDTGMMGACMRGVHDNGGKSIGIAPEWIGNFEPLCDSSTEFIYVDSMDERKVGFLENSDAFIISPGGIGTLDEFFEIITLKKLKQHDKPIIVFNIDHFFDKMIEMIDEMGKKGFLYKQEELFKVTNTIDGIFEILEGD; from the coding sequence ATGAATATTTGTTTATATGGGTCAGGAAGCAGAAAAATCGATGAGGCATACACTGATGAGGCTTACAGGTTAGGCTGCAGAATGGCCGAGGAAAATCATACGCTGGTCTTCGGTGGAGGCGACACCGGAATGATGGGCGCCTGCATGAGAGGAGTTCATGACAATGGCGGAAAGTCAATTGGTATAGCTCCCGAGTGGATTGGCAACTTTGAACCATTGTGTGACAGTTCTACCGAATTCATCTATGTTGACTCAATGGATGAGAGAAAGGTGGGCTTTTTAGAGAATTCCGACGCATTCATAATCTCTCCCGGAGGAATCGGCACACTGGATGAATTTTTTGAAATAATAACCCTGAAAAAGCTTAAGCAACACGACAAGCCGATAATCGTTTTCAACATTGACCATTTCTTTGACAAGATGATTGAAATGATTGATGAAATGGGTAAAAAAGGATTTCTATACAAGCAGGAAGAACTGTTTAAGGTTACAAACACCATTGACGGGATTTTTGAGATTTTAGAAGGGGATTGA